TGTGAGTGTGGCTGTGGTCGCGGACAACTGAAGCGGACGAAAGTAAGCGAGTTTTGATGAAATATTTGACATGTCGCATCATGGAATTGCAGTTACCTGTTTTTTCatcacccccccctctctctctctctctctctctctctctctctctctctctctctctctctctctctctctctctctctctctctctctctctctctatatatatatatatatatatatatatatatatatatatatatatatatataacctaaattctgctgtatttggaaagtggcagttttgcataatatttggaataattacatatgtacgataattttaccagaagtacaataatttcaacctgtgtagtacgataatatggccaaaacaatttGCAACGCTGGTCAGATAACAGAGGGCAGAGAGGCACAAGGTACAGTTGCTTACGGACGGACGCTTGCACGTAACAACAGGTAAGACGTTCTGTCTTTATATGCGAGACTTCTAAAGGAAGTAGATGCAACATATGAAGAACATCGGGTAAGGCTGCAGGTTAGCATAAAGTGTTgacaagataataatgatacacaATGTGTATAGCAGTGTGGATGTGTTAAGCAGGGGTAACCTGCATGAATTGAGGTTTATATGCTACGTTTAGCAATGTAACGTGCCCCCATTAAGGATTAAGAATTTAGCTCCACATTAAGGAACATGAATAAAATGTCACATACAATTCCCCTGTtataaatgaaattaaaaacatacaGTTATGAAAGTATCTTGTTGCAGAGCTGACAAATTACTGTAGCATGGGGCTTGTAAAGGGGATTTGTGGAAGAGCTGACAAGTTAGTGATCAGTTACTGCAGCATGGGGCTTGTGGGGAGGGACTTGGGGCAGAGCTGACATGATACTGTTGTCAAGTTAATGACTACTGCAGCATAGGGCTTGTGGGGATAGCTTGTGGTAGAGCTGACAACTTATGGAGATTATGGAAATGACATTATCCTACTAATTTCATATCTGGCTATCTCTGGGTAAAATATGATACCTTCTTTTGCAATCATGATGTGTACAATGAAGGGATCAGTTGTAAAATGAAAGCACTGCACTATTCTAAAAGTAACCTGACCTGATGCTCAGATAAATGGAGGGATCATCTGTGAAATACATTAATTTTAACATAATGTAACCTGACCTGATGCTTGAATAAAAGCACAAAtgtgattttcatattatctgATTATAagtgagaaaacaaataatttatTGATGACTGGACTGACTTATGTGGCACAGAAATTGACACTGAGACCAAGTGGAGAAGGTTCATAATTAGTACTAGTGCTACACTgtaatatatgtgtatgtgtatgtattccATTGATATGTAGTTTAGTTgattagagagagggagagagagaaatattaaagtATATAGTACAAAATAAAACAGTCTGGCCCTTTGCATTCcttatccctttcctcctcctcatcctcctcccagtTTTCTTGTAACACCGGTTCTGTTTGTGCCCCAAGAAGCATCATGCCGTCCAACCTTAAGATCTACTTCAGCGGGAGTATCCGAGGAGGCCGCAGTGATGTGGATCTCTATGGTCGTCTTGTGGAGCAGCTTGGGAAGTTCGGCAAGGTCCTGTCTCCCTTTGTGGCAGACAAGACTGTGACTGATGCTTCTGTCCATGAGGGTGAAATTACAAACgggcttttctctttttactgtaAGGCTGTGAATGCAGAATTAAGCTTTAAATGAGCTCTggatgtgtgtgtaaaattttaaacaaaagaagaaaaattgtttGATGAAATAGATAAGGGTATTACAATTTATTTTTAACATCATTGTAAATTTAGGGTATTAGCCAGGTCCTGTATTGATAAACTATGTCTTAGTGGTGCCTAACAGCTGCTGCCACATGGACACTTTTTATGAGAGTGAGAGTCACAGACAAACATTGATGACAGATGTGAAGTGTCACAACAGGATTGTTAAGATAGAAATTTTACTTTCCTGTAACTTAGAAATATGTcagtgaatttctctctctctctctctctctctctctctctctctctctctctctctctctctctctctctctctctctctctctctctctctctctctctctctctctctctctctctctctctctctctctctctctctctctctctctctctctctctctctctctctctctctctcctgaggaTTCTGTTCACAGGTGCTGCAATGACCGACAAGGAAATCTATGACCGTGACTTGAGACTTATAGAGGAATGTCATGGTGAGTTCTGAACCACTGCCACAACATTGCTGGCCCCATCTCCTCACTTCTCCCTTCAAATGTAGATGTTCAACCTTAATTTTAGAAGGCTTTCCATAAAGAtataaggaagtaaggaaaggtgCGAGAAACCATTagacctacacatggcagtcccagTATAAAACATGCTCACAACTAACAACCTGactactgagtctgttccattcctTTAACACTCTGCAtatctccttttatttatttattttttatttactttttaattaaccttatcaagcttgaatcctGTCATGATTACAGACACTGAGGATTTTGCCTGTCACCTTTGTTATATCCCTCATACCACTGAGAGGAGAGGCCTCTATCAGATCCTCTCTTAACCCATATCTCTTTAAGTAATGTAGATTTAAAGCTGAATTTAAGGAGGTCTGTACTGGAAGCATTAACCAGAGAGAAGTGTTCATAATGATGATGTAACCCAACTTTCATGACATATGatacatttttctctcaattCTGTGAGCCCTTAGAGAAGTAGCCATGAGGAAGCAGCATGTAGTGTTGTCTACAATGAATGTGAGCTTTGCAGCTGTGGTGGCAGAGGTAACACAGACGTCGCTGGGTGTGGGCTATGAGGTGGGCCAGGCCAAAGCCTTAGGGAAGAAGATCCTGTGCCTCTACCGGCCACAGCCAGGCAAATGTATGCAGACACTAGTTCTATTGAGTGATGTCTTAATAGATCTAAGACTTGAGGTGTTGCAACATTTTCAGATTCTGACTAGCTTGTATTTTGTTTAGTATGATAAGAACTCAGTGTAgtactttcattctctctctctctctctctctctctctctctctctctctctctctctctctctctctctctctctctctctctctctctctctctctctctctctctctctctctctctctctctctctctctctctctctctctctctctctctctctctctctctctctctctctctctctctatctgcttCCATACTCACACAAGATGGAATGAAATctaatgtatttattcatttctcaaCTTCCCATTCAGCTATATAAAAATTCCACATCCTGTTAAACTTTGATCTGCTAATTCAGTTACTTCACTTCTAAATTGTTATATGTAGTCACTGAAATTATTATAATCTTGCCATAAATTTGAAAATTTCACATGTATATATCACTACTTTGAAAAAATAGATGGGTTTTCGGCAAAATGTGTCTcatattttcatgtttgttgGAGATAAGAGTACATCATTCTGTGAGGCATTCCTCCTAATGTGTCAGACAAAAAACATTACTTGAAGTATACTTTCTCTGCCTGGTACTAGGAGCAAAATTCAGTCTATTTTACCTCATAAAGGCAGGTATGCATACACATGGAGTTAGGAGCTGTACTATATTGTTGAAATAAAATGTAGATTGCAGATCCATTTGTTAGGAAGTGTGTTATTAGTACATGTGTCAAGATAATTCCTTGCCATCATAATGCGATCTCACCCAAGACTCCCTCTACAGTGCTCTCTGCCATGATTCGAGGAGCAGAGGAGAAAGGCAGCTTTGTCACCAGAGATTATAAAGAAGAGGACCTTCCTGAGATCCTGGAGGAATTCTTTACTGAATGCTTTGCTAGGACTCACAAAGACAGCCTGGACTGGACAACTTATGAGCCCATGTAGATAATTATGTTCTCTCTGTGTGAGGTGAGGAGGGTTGGAGGAAAAGCCTTAATATCCTGACCACAGCCACATTAAGTTGAGTAATGTTTAACGGCATCACAAAATAAACATACCTTTAAACATTCCTGTAATCTGTACATTGTGCCTTGCCTTATTGTGGTGCCTCCCTTTTTCATGGTAATGCTGTAAAGTCTTACAAAACTGTTGAGGCAAATGGTAGAGGTAATCATTATGAATTAAGTGCATTTTATAGCATATCACTTGCACACAGGTATTGTGTTATGAAGTAGTACTATTGGGGAAACTCTAACCTGGtgtaagaaatgcatgaaaaaaaaaaaactggtgaattATTTTGATATCTTCAGGTAAAAAacaacgacacacacaccctcagttttgcattttcattacTCAGGCTTATACCAAGTTAGAGTTTTCTCAGTAGAACATGCATCTCCCAAATCATGTGTGCACTCTGTAGTGTATTGTTATGGCAGTACAGACCTGGGTATCAGAAGGTAGTTTGTTCATCATTGCACATCAAGAAAGTACAAATATGAATGAGATCAATGCATCCTTTGTGAGACAGTGTGGGGATTTGCTGTCCTCGTCAAAATGCTTCCTACATGTCTGAATTTTTGCGTGATATTTGAAATATATCTTCTAACCCCTTCAGTACTATGATGCCCACATAGGCATCATGAAGCACCAGTGGAATGTATGATGATGCCTATCTAGGCATCATGGATTCTACTTTAGTTGTTGAGTGATCCTGTATcctgtcttgacttgtcttgataGACTCTGTATTATGTTCTTGAGGTTCTGTTGTTCCTGCCAATCCTCCCTGTTCCCACCAGTCTCATAAATGAGCTACCCCATGCCCCACCCTCTATGCAGAATGAGGAATTTTCATTGGCAGAGCCTTACATCACAGTTTCTCCCCCCCCTTCTggtccttcctttatcttccataTCCCCTTATCCTTCTCCATCCTATACTCCCTCCACCAGGGAGGGGAGACTGTAAGGGGGGGGATACCATTCTGCCCCTTTCCTtgtgcccccccccctctctctctctctctctctctctctcctctctctctctcctctctctctcctctctcctctctctctctctctcctctctctctctctctctctctctcctctctctctctctctctctctctctctctctatctctctctctctctctctctctctctctctctctctctctctctctctctctctctctctctctctctctctctctctctcttcagaaaTGTTACAATCCTTTAATGCAGGatgttgtctttcttcctcttctcatacttctatttcttttctacaTGGACACAAGGAATTTGTGCCGTCAAGTGACTATTAGGCTTCATGTGGCTCCCACTAGTTGAGCAAttatttttggtattttctttctttatgggGTGTGAGTAGCTCAGCAGGTATGCTTGGCTCATGGCCGAAAGGTTTACATAATCCTGGATTACATCAATTTCTTAGTAAGAAAGGTAGCACCAATTAGTCATAGGAGAGTTATATGGTCTTAGGTACTTAGCTCAGGGGACTCTTTAATCACCTTTTTACATTAAACAGCACTATTTAAGCATTGTAACTACATGTACCTTAGTTCAATGCTATGTTTTCTTCCTATGTTGGGAACTTGATTGGtaagaaaaatttaatttttaaAAGGAGATATCTCTTGCAAGTCTCATCTTTGTTGAGATCTTATGACgtatttcaaaacaaaattctaggtaaagaagattaaaatcaacaaaatatagaggatttattatattatataatgATACATTGTTTATATCTACTTGTCATTATAACCCATTGTTCTTGCACAATTCTTACACATAGATTATACATCAATAACAAGTTGTCTCCATTGGTCATCTATACTTATAagacttcataaaaaaaaaaaaaagataagcaaCCATGTTTCACTTGGATGTTCAACCCCCAAGAAGAATCATCCAAGAAAAACATGTATGTAGCAGCAGCCTCCCACTATTGTCTTCTAGAATGGACTGCAACATGGCCAACACACAGCACTGATTATTTGTCACTGTGGATGGATCGACATAATTCATGAACAGTGAGATTAAAAAATATCTTACTTTCTAATATTAGAATAATGGTGAAATGTGAATGTAAGATCCTCGCCCAAAATAAGTTAGTACTGTGAAGGactcattatatatttttgtgcTTTTATGTAGATACATCAGTTCCTGTATAGAACactgtaaagaaaaattaatataccATACTAGTTACCATCCAGAACTTGATCTAGTGTgcatttaaagttttttttttttttcagagctaGATGATTGTAATGCACTTGTGTAATGATGTCATTACTGAGGGATATATATACACATGTCTACCCTACCCTCTTGAGATTTGCATCTGTTTCCTTCCAAAGGAATAGCCCTAAACTCAAGGAACGTAAAACTTGGGATATAGAAAACACcgaaaacatttatttattctggcTGAATGGTCTAGAACTGTGTGAGTgagttttgtcctcacatccagTGTGATGCAGCATTGCAGCACCACAACAtttaaaactgtgtgtgtgtgttttgtccccACATCCATTATGATGCAACAGTGCAGAGGTTCATCACAACTGCATCTGCCACAGTAATGAAACACctcttatttgtgtttttttgctgtGCAGCAGCACCATTGccaaccttcctttccttttcgctTGGATGCAAGCTGGCATGTGTATTACTAGTGGCCAACAAGTGGTTTATCAACATAAAGAATTTGTATGTTCAGTCATGTGAACTGTACACAGAAATACATATACAATAGACAGCACCGATGTATTTATTCTTACTAACTGTGACACCAATGGTAGGAAGGTGTGGCCCATATGCAATGAAACCGTGAAACTCAGAGGTATGTGCAAAAGTCAGAATAGCATGAATTTAGGACTTTGTGTGGAATTTGGAGATCACAAAATTTGGATACTGTGAAGAGTAGGGGATACTGTATGTTGTATGTACATAACATGCTTACTTTTGTGACTCATTCTAATATTAATATAAACTGGAACTACAAAATTACACTTAATAATTATTAAATATATAACATAATAATGAAGCCAGTCAATTGTGTTTTTCAAATTCATTAAATTTTGAACATAATAACTCTAGATATATTGTTAatataataattaacaaaacactatacatatacataccCTGCATATTAGGATTCAGACAACTATAATAGTTATGTATTACCATTATACAATTAATTGTACTTTTAGTAGGTTATGTCAAACCTGAATATGTTTTTTGACTGTCATTTAAGAAGGGACCAACTACCATAACATGTTAATGATTTATATTAAAGACAAAGTTTTTGCCTGTCTCAAGAGCAACAGTGCACACACAAATGCTCACATGcatatgtgcacacacacacacacacacacacacacaaatgctcaCATGcatatgtgcacacacacacacacacacacacacacacagggagaatAAGTTTGGTGGACGGACATTTAGCAACGTTGTTTGTTGGAATTTAGAAATGAAGATGAGGGGAGGTATTGAGATTGACATGGAGGAATCACAGAAAATTGATAGAAAGAAGAATGCAAAATGAAACTTTATTGATCACAAAGTTTCCAACAAATCAGAGAACATTGAAATGATTAAGAAATCTGCAAGATGAACTTGAGTGtggagaaatatataaaaggaacTATGATCTATTATGAGTGGAGatcaataaagagaaaaaaaaataaataaaaaggaaagttcATTAAAAGTAAGATGGCAAAAAAAcaagttaattaaaaaaaagagatgaagcacGGAAAAGGATAGCAAGAATTGAATATGTatggatgagaaggaaagaaaagatttattagagatattttttatgtaagaggggctctggccTAGGGCAgtaaaaaaagcataaaaaaaaaataggccgCTGAAGATGCCAGTCTCTAAAAGCATATTTAGTCagaaaaggattatccaaaatttgagaagtatcttgaaacttcccttttGAAATGGTTCAAGTCAAATTAGCAAGTCAAAATAGGGATCTAAACTGTTCTATAGATTTATAAGTTGTAagataaagtgaaaaataaaaatccattttaaaaagat
This genomic interval from Scylla paramamosain isolate STU-SP2022 chromosome 7, ASM3559412v1, whole genome shotgun sequence contains the following:
- the LOC135101909 gene encoding 5-hydroxymethyl-dUMP N-hydrolase-like; this translates as MPSNLKIYFSGSIRGGRSDVDLYGRLVEQLGKFGKVLSPFVADKTVTDASVHEGEITNGLFSFYCAAMTDKEIYDRDLRLIEECHAVVAEVTQTSLGVGYEVGQAKALGKKILCLYRPQPGKLLSAMIRGAEEKGSFVTRDYKEEDLPEILEEFFTECFARTHKDSLDWTTYEPM